Genomic window (candidate division WOR-3 bacterium):
TTCTTCCATGCGAGGCAATGCTTGGCCACCGCCAAGTGTAGCGTGTAGGGCAGGAGGCTTACTACAAGGTCGTGGGTCCTGACCAGTGCGCCGAGCGACGAATCGTCGTCAGCCAGAAGCGCAAGCGCCTGCCCGCGGGGATTAGCTCCGACCAGCTCTTGAGCCTTACTCACCGTGCGGCTTGCGACGGTGACCGCGAAATCGGGAATCTCAAGCAGATACCTTACCATCGGCCGGGCTACCAGTCCGGCGCCAAGTATTAGGACTTTTTTCATCAGTGACAACTCCCTTCAGCGACTTAGATATTTTTCAATATACCGGTACTCAGGAGTCAGTCTGCCTTGGTGTAAAATCAGCCCGCGGCGGACCGGCCCGGGTAGGTCGAGCCTCTCGAGCGGAAGACTGAGGTCAGTCTTGGCCAGCTGGGGAACGAAAGGCATTAGTGCGAGGCCGAACTCACGCGAGGAGTCGAACGGGAGCTCACAGGGAAGATTGTCCACCGCCATGAGCAGAATGCCGGCGCCGTTCACACCGTCCTGGACCGTACCGGTTGTCGGCTCGTATACATAGAACGGCTCGCCTGGGTTCGTTGCTTTGACGGTTGCCTCGATCGAGCCGTTGATGTCACATGAGATGTCACCAATTACTGTGAGCCTTGGAGGCCGGTCCAGTCCGAATGTCCGGCTCAGCCATGCCTTGGTCACGAGTCGCGGATACCGCGGCTCCCAATAGATGCAGTTCACCAACACGGTCAGGAAGGGCAGGTATTCCTCGAATCGGGAACGATACCGTTCTGGGTATGTGAAGTATTCCCTGAGGTCAAAACGGTGGCCCAGCTCGATCGGCTCGACCGTGTGCTCCTCGCGGAACATCACCCGGTACACGGTGTGTGCGTCGCCGTCTGTAGCAAGCGCCGGCAAGTCCAAGGGCTCAACTTCAGTAGCACCGAGGGCGTCGAGCATTTCCCATGCGCCTTTGCCAACGTGTCCGTACCCGGCGACACCAATAACGAGTGGCACCAGTTCATTGGGCAGGCCCTGCTCAACAATGTCGCGCCCCACTTCGGCCAGCGCGGCTTTGGCCAGGGCAACCCGGCCGTACTCGTGTGCCAGTCGTACCCGGGTGAATGGTGTCTCAAACCCCTGCACGCGCAACCTCTGGCCCAGTCCGTTCAGTGTGTCAACGACGCCGGCAATCCCAGCGAAACGGCCGAAGAAAACCAGCCTGCGACCTGCATCGTCGGTGAT
Coding sequences:
- a CDS encoding bifunctional lysine ketoglutarate reductase /saccharopine dehydrogenase family protein — translated: VWERRAPLIPEQVSQLIGEHGLEFVVEHSDIRVFSDDEYREVGAEVRQDIQDCPLVLGVKEMPESFFQPGHTYVFFAHVVKGQPHNMPMLTRMIELGCSLVDYEKITDDAGRRLVFFGRFAGIAGVVDTLNGLGQRLRVQGFETPFTRVRLAHEYGRVALAKAALAEVGRDIVEQGLPNELVPLVIGVAGYGHVGKGAWEMLDALGATEVEPLDLPALATDGDAHTVYRVMFREEHTVEPIELGHRFDLREYFTYPERYRSRFEEYLPFLTVLVNCIYWEPRYPRLVTKAWLSRTFGLDRPPRLTVIGDISCDINGSIEATVKATNPGEPFYVYEPTTGTVQDGVNGAGILLMAVDNLPCELPFDSSREFGLALMPFVPQLAKTDLSLPLERLDLPGPVRRGLILHQGRLTPEYRYIEKYLSR